The Elaeis guineensis isolate ETL-2024a chromosome 14, EG11, whole genome shotgun sequence genome has a segment encoding these proteins:
- the LOC105034171 gene encoding LOW QUALITY PROTEIN: probable RNA-binding protein ARP1 (The sequence of the model RefSeq protein was modified relative to this genomic sequence to represent the inferred CDS: inserted 1 base in 1 codon), whose protein sequence is MGQQPQFGDTTLRKVFVGGLAWETQKEALRDHFEKYGEILEAVIISDKLTGRSKGYGFVTFKEAEAAKKACEDPTPVINGRRANCNLASLGAKRLRPSPPATPAHHQPGMAAGSRGVSPGPAATWYYHPSVTQPPPPPSPFTHHHQHYHGVLPFYATAAYGYSPAYMTDMGYNMKLSHSAGLGSYVXGQFSYPAQGGMVAPNGMLPVYPLYHFHQLQSQGMGVPARFFPPTTAAITGTMTTIPTIISKPTPMAPPTTVCLAVEQVTGCS, encoded by the exons atgggGCAGCAGCCACAGTTCGGGGACACGACGCTGAGGAAGGTGTTCGTCGGGGGTCTGGCGTGGGAGACGCAGAAGGAGGCGCTCCGGGATCACTTCGAAAAGTACGGCGAGATCCTCGAGGCCGTTATCATCTCCGACAAGCTCACCGGTCGATCTAAGGGCTACGGCTTC GTGACGTTCAAGGAGGCCGAGGCGGCGAAGAAGGCATGCGAGGACCCGACGCCTGTCATCAACGGCCGGCGAGCCAACTGCAACCTGGCCTCCCTCGGTGCCAAGCGCCTCCGTCCCTCCCCTCCCGCCACCCCCGCCCACCACCAGCCAG GGATGGCGGCCGGATCGAGAGGCGTGTCGCCAGGACCAGCGGCAACGTGGTACTACCACCCATCGGTAACGCAGCCGCCACCACCGCCGTCGCCGTTCACCCACCACCACCAGCACTACCACGGCGTCCTGCCCTTCTACGCCACCGCCGCCTACGG GTACTCTCCTGCTTACATGACGGACATGGGCTACAACATG AAGCTTAGCCATTCAGCTGGGTTAGGATCCTACG CAGGTCAGTTCTCTTACCCAGCGCAAGGTGGGATGGTTGCTCCAAATGGAATGCTGCCGGTGTACCCGCTGTACCACTTCCACCAGCTTCAGTCCCAGGGGATGGGAGTCCCTGCCCGCTTCTTCCCTCCTACGACTGCCGCAATCACGGGCACCATGACCACTATTCCTACCATCATCTCAAAGCCCACTCCAATGGCTCCTCCCACCACAG TTTGTCTGGCAGTGGAACAGGTCACAGGATGCAGCTGA